ATTTCGATCTTGATGGTGCCGTCGCCGGCGCAGGCCTCGCAGCGTCCGCCCTTGACGTTGAAGGAGAACCGGCCGGGCAGGTAGCCGCGGACCTTAGCCTCCTGGGTCTGGGCGAACAGCTTGCGGATGTTGTCGAACACCCCGGTGTAGGTGGCCGGGTTGGACCGCGGGGTGCGTCCGATCGGTGACTGGTCAACGTGGATGGCCTTATCGACGTGCTCCAGGCCGTCGATGCGAATGTGTCGACCCGGGACCTCCCGGGCGTTGTACAGGTGCCTGGCCAACGCGTTGTAGAGGATGTCGTTGACCAGGCTGGATTTGCCCGACCCGGACACCCCGGTGATCGCGACGAAGCAACCCAGCGGGAAAGACACCGTGATGTCCTGCAGGTTGTGTTCACGCGCCCCACGGACCGTCAGTTCCCACCCCTTCTGCGGCTTGCGCCGGGTCCTGGGTACCGGGATGGCACGGCGACCGGACAGGTAAGCCGCGGTCAGCGAGTCCTCGGTGGCGAGCAGATCCCGGTAGGGACCGGAGAACACGATCTGCCCGCCGTGTTCACCGGCGCCGGGCCCGATGTCCACCACCCAGTCCGCGGTGCGGATGGTGTCCTCGTCGTGCTCGACCACGATCAGCGTGTTGCCCAACCCCCGCAGCCGGATCAACGTGTCGATCAGCCGGTGGTTGTCCCGCTGGTGCAACCCGATGGACGGCTCGTCGAGCACATACAGCACGCCGACCAAACCCGAGCCGATCTGGGTGGCCAACCGGATGCGCTGCGCCTCGCCACCGGCCAGGGTGCCCGCGGCCCGATCCAGACTCAGGTAGTCCAGCCCGACGTCGAGCAGGAAACCCAGCCGCGCGTTGACCTCCTTGAGCACCCGCTCGGCGATCTGCCGCTCCCGCGGGCTCAACTCCAGCTCGCGCAGGAATTCCGCGCAGCCGGCGATCGGCAACGAGGCCACCTCGGCGATCGACCGTCCGCCCAGGGTGACCGCCAACGACACCGGCTTGAGCCGGGCACCCCCACAGGCCGGGCACGGCACCTCGCGCATGTAGCCGGCGAACCGGTCCCGGCTGGCGTCGCTCTCCGCCTCCGCGTGACGCCGGCTCACCCACGGGATCACGCCCTCGAAACCGGTGTAGTACGAGCGCACCCGCCCGTAGCGGTTCTTGTACTTCACGTGCACCTGGTGGTTGTGGCCCTCCAGGATCGCCTTGCGGGCCTTGGCGGGCAGCTTCTGCCACGGAGTGTCCGTGCGGAAGCCGAGTGCCTCGCCCAACGCGGCGATCAGCCGGCCGAAGTACTCCGCGGTGTGCGCCGAGGCCCACGGCGCGACGGCGCCCTCATCCAGCGACTTCGACGGGTCCGGCACCACCAGCTCCGGGTCCACCTCCATCCGCGTGCCCAGGCCGGTGCAGTCCGGGCAGGCGCCGAACGGGGAGTTGAAGGAGAACGAGCGGGGCTCCAACTCCTCGAAGTCCAGGTCGTCGTAGAGGCAGGCCAGATGCTCGGAGAACACCCGCTCGCGGTGCGGGTCGTCCTCGGGCAGGTCGACGAATTCCAGCGTGACCAGCCCACCGGACAGACCCAATGCGGTCTCCACCGAGTCGGTGAGCCGGCGCTTGGCCGAGGACTTCACCGCGAGGCGGTCCACGACCACCTCGATGGTGTGCTTCTCCTGCTTCTTCAGCGTCGGCGGTTCGGTCAGCGGGTACACCACCCCGTCCACCCGGGCCCGGGAATAACCCTTCGACACCAGGTCCCGGAACAGCTCGCCGTACTCCCCCTTGCGCTCCCGGATCACCGGGGCGAGCACCTGGAACCGGCTGCCCTCGTCGAGTTCCAGCACCCGGTCCACGATTTGCTGCGGGGTCTGCCGGGCGATCGGGCGACCACACACCGGGCAGTGCGGACGACCCGCGCGGGCGTAGAGCAACCGCAGGTAGTCGTAGACCTCGGTGATGGTGCCGACCGTCGAGCGCGGGTTGCGCGACGTGGACTTCTGGTCGATGGACACCGCGGGCGACAGGCCCTCGATGAAGTCGACATCGGGCTTGTCCATCTGGCCCAGGAATTGCCGTGCGTAGGCGGACAACGACTCCACGTACCGGCGCTGGCCCTCGGCGAAGATCGTGTCGAAGGCCAGGCTGGACTTGCCCGACCCACTCAGCCCCGTGAACACGATCAGGCTGT
The sequence above is a segment of the Sporichthyaceae bacterium genome. Coding sequences within it:
- the uvrA gene encoding excinuclease ABC subunit UvrA is translated as MADRLIVRGAREHNLKDVSLDLPRDSLIVFTGLSGSGKSSLAFDTIFAEGQRRYVESLSAYARQFLGQMDKPDVDFIEGLSPAVSIDQKSTSRNPRSTVGTITEVYDYLRLLYARAGRPHCPVCGRPIARQTPQQIVDRVLELDEGSRFQVLAPVIRERKGEYGELFRDLVSKGYSRARVDGVVYPLTEPPTLKKQEKHTIEVVVDRLAVKSSAKRRLTDSVETALGLSGGLVTLEFVDLPEDDPHRERVFSEHLACLYDDLDFEELEPRSFSFNSPFGACPDCTGLGTRMEVDPELVVPDPSKSLDEGAVAPWASAHTAEYFGRLIAALGEALGFRTDTPWQKLPAKARKAILEGHNHQVHVKYKNRYGRVRSYYTGFEGVIPWVSRRHAEAESDASRDRFAGYMREVPCPACGGARLKPVSLAVTLGGRSIAEVASLPIAGCAEFLRELELSPRERQIAERVLKEVNARLGFLLDVGLDYLSLDRAAGTLAGGEAQRIRLATQIGSGLVGVLYVLDEPSIGLHQRDNHRLIDTLIRLRGLGNTLIVVEHDEDTIRTADWVVDIGPGAGEHGGQIVFSGPYRDLLATEDSLTAAYLSGRRAIPVPRTRRKPQKGWELTVRGAREHNLQDITVSFPLGCFVAITGVSGSGKSSLVNDILYNALARHLYNAREVPGRHIRIDGLEHVDKAIHVDQSPIGRTPRSNPATYTGVFDNIRKLFAQTQEAKVRGYLPGRFSFNVKGGRCEACAGDGTIKIEMNFLPDVYVPCEVCQGARYNRETLEVHYKGKTIAEVLDMPIEEAAEFFEAIPAISRHLQTLVQVGLGYVRLGQPAPTLSGGEAQRVKLASELQKRATGRTVYVLDEPTTGLHFEDVRKLLGVLTSLVDKGNSVIVIEHNLDVVKTADWIIDMGPEGGAGGGTVVVAGTPEQVAKCSKSHTGRFLAPLLSRK